A window from Micromonospora profundi encodes these proteins:
- a CDS encoding HNH endonuclease signature motif containing protein, translated as MIDALAQAEAAVAACLDRATWAADEQDLVAALDAAHRLEQRLAAVKLTLVRELDGRGTATAQGASSTAVWLRDRLRLGVGAARRLVELAALLDATPAGVRDALAGGAVTVEQVQVIADTVKTVHSAAGAEAADKAVGVLVDWATQFDAVLLRKLGTRILDHVAPEVADAAAEAALRAQEAREARDRHVTVSEQPDGRLRLSGVLDTEAAALLRTAIDPLTTPSGQDDIRSAGQRRHDALADVCRLALRTGDLPENGGDVAQIVVTTSYDGLTRLLGSTLDLGQQLTPEAVRRLACDAAILPAVLGGAGQPLDVGRQRRLISGPLRRALVLRDGGCAFPGCDRPPRWCDGHHIRHWADGGDTSVANAVLLCGHHHRHIHRGDWAVRLGGDGHPEFVPPAWLDPDQLPRRNHYHRRR; from the coding sequence CCGCTGTGGCGGCCTGCCTCGACCGCGCCACCTGGGCCGCCGACGAGCAGGACCTCGTCGCCGCCCTGGACGCCGCCCACCGCTTGGAGCAACGCCTGGCCGCGGTCAAGCTGACCCTCGTGCGCGAGCTGGACGGTCGAGGCACCGCCACCGCGCAGGGTGCGTCCTCGACGGCGGTGTGGCTGCGCGACCGCCTGCGCCTCGGGGTCGGCGCCGCGCGCCGTCTGGTCGAGCTCGCCGCCCTGCTCGACGCCACTCCGGCCGGGGTGCGTGACGCGCTGGCCGGCGGGGCGGTCACCGTGGAACAGGTCCAGGTCATCGCCGACACGGTCAAGACCGTGCACAGCGCCGCCGGTGCGGAGGCCGCCGACAAGGCCGTCGGTGTCCTCGTCGACTGGGCCACGCAGTTCGACGCCGTCCTGCTGCGCAAGCTCGGCACCCGGATCCTCGACCACGTGGCCCCAGAGGTCGCCGACGCGGCCGCCGAGGCGGCGCTACGGGCACAGGAGGCGCGGGAGGCCCGCGACCGGCACGTGACAGTGAGCGAGCAGCCCGACGGGCGCCTGCGCCTCTCCGGCGTCCTCGACACCGAAGCCGCCGCCCTGCTGCGCACCGCCATCGACCCGCTGACCACGCCCTCCGGGCAGGACGACATCCGTTCTGCCGGGCAACGCCGCCACGACGCGCTCGCCGACGTGTGCCGGCTCGCCCTGCGTACCGGCGACCTGCCCGAGAACGGCGGTGACGTCGCCCAGATCGTCGTCACCACCAGCTACGACGGGCTGACACGGCTCCTGGGCAGCACCCTGGACCTCGGTCAGCAGCTCACCCCCGAGGCCGTACGTCGGCTCGCCTGCGACGCAGCGATCCTGCCCGCCGTCCTCGGCGGCGCCGGCCAACCACTCGACGTCGGTCGACAGCGACGCCTCATCAGCGGTCCGCTCCGTCGGGCACTCGTGTTGCGCGACGGCGGCTGCGCCTTCCCCGGCTGCGACCGCCCGCCACGCTGGTGCGACGGCCACCACATCCGGCACTGGGCCGACGGCGGCGACACCAGCGTGGCCAACGCGGTGCTGCTCTGCGGTCACCACCACCGCCACATCCACCGCGGCGACTGGGCCGTGCGTCTCGGCGGCGACGGCCACCCCGAGTTTGTTCCGCCGGCCTGGCTCGATCCGGACCAACTCCCCCGCCGCAACCACTACCACCGACGCAGATAG
- the glgB gene encoding 1,4-alpha-glucan branching protein GlgB, translating into MDQLITGATHDPHALLGAHPTDSSTTVRTMRRGAGDVVLLVGDERYPMKRVHDVGVFEAQVDGTVLDYRVEVDGAVHDDPYRYPPTLGELDLHLIGEGRHERLWDALGARVFDEGVAFSVWAPNARGVRVVGDFTGWAPDDGWPMRSLGSSGVWELFVPNARVGARYKFRVLGADGQWRDKADPMAAYAEVPPATASVVYHSTYRWNDADWLARRAERQPHQEPMSVYEVHLGSWRPGLGYRELAEQLTAYVTELGFTHVEFLPVMEHPFGGSWGYQVTGYYAPTSRFGDPDEFRHLVDELHAAGIGVLLDWVPAHFPKDEWALARFDGTPLYEHPDPRRGEHPDWGTYVFDFGRREVRNFLVANALYWCDQFHIDGLRVDAVASMLYLDYSRNHGEWAPNKYGGRENLEAIAFLQEVNATVYKHHAGVVMIAEESTAWPGVTQPTAEGGLGFGFKWNMGWMHDTLLYTSKDPIYRQHHHHQLTFSLAYAWSENYVLPISHDEVVHGKGSLAGKMPGDTWQRLANVRALLAYMWAHPGKQLLFMGSELADDREWSEERGLDWYLLHDPARAGVQRLVGDLNRVYRDTPALWAQDTEPAGFRWIAGDDVANNTVSFIRIAPDGSTLVCVANFSAQPLHDYRIGLPAGGTWIEVLNTDAHHYGGSGVGNLGAVHAEDVPWHGMVASAALQVPPLGAVWLRRN; encoded by the coding sequence ATGGACCAGCTGATCACCGGCGCGACGCACGACCCGCACGCACTGCTCGGCGCGCACCCGACCGACTCCTCGACGACGGTCCGGACGATGCGCCGGGGTGCCGGCGACGTGGTGCTGCTCGTCGGCGACGAGCGCTACCCGATGAAGCGGGTGCACGACGTCGGCGTCTTCGAGGCGCAGGTCGACGGCACAGTGCTCGACTACCGGGTGGAGGTCGACGGGGCCGTCCACGACGACCCGTACCGCTACCCGCCGACCCTCGGCGAACTGGACCTGCACCTCATCGGCGAGGGACGGCACGAGCGGCTGTGGGACGCGCTCGGCGCGCGGGTCTTCGACGAGGGCGTGGCGTTCAGCGTGTGGGCACCCAACGCCCGGGGCGTGCGGGTGGTGGGCGACTTCACCGGCTGGGCGCCCGACGACGGGTGGCCGATGCGCTCGCTCGGGTCCAGCGGCGTGTGGGAGCTGTTCGTGCCCAATGCCCGCGTCGGCGCCCGCTACAAGTTCCGGGTCCTCGGCGCCGACGGGCAGTGGCGCGACAAGGCCGACCCCATGGCGGCGTACGCGGAGGTGCCGCCGGCCACCGCGTCGGTGGTGTACCACTCGACGTACCGGTGGAACGACGCGGACTGGCTGGCCCGACGCGCCGAGCGGCAGCCGCACCAGGAGCCGATGAGCGTCTACGAGGTGCACCTCGGCTCGTGGCGGCCCGGCCTGGGCTACCGCGAGTTGGCCGAGCAGCTCACCGCGTACGTCACCGAACTGGGCTTCACGCACGTGGAGTTCCTGCCCGTCATGGAGCACCCGTTCGGCGGTTCCTGGGGCTACCAGGTGACCGGCTACTACGCGCCCACGTCCCGCTTCGGCGACCCGGACGAGTTCCGCCACCTCGTCGACGAGCTGCACGCCGCAGGCATCGGCGTACTTTTGGACTGGGTTCCCGCCCACTTCCCCAAGGACGAGTGGGCGCTGGCCCGCTTCGACGGCACCCCGCTCTACGAGCACCCCGACCCGCGGCGCGGAGAGCACCCCGACTGGGGCACGTACGTCTTCGACTTCGGCCGCCGCGAGGTGCGCAACTTCCTGGTCGCCAACGCGCTCTACTGGTGCGACCAGTTCCACATCGATGGGCTGCGGGTGGACGCGGTCGCCTCGATGCTCTACCTGGACTACTCCCGCAACCACGGCGAGTGGGCGCCCAACAAGTACGGCGGTCGGGAGAACCTGGAGGCCATCGCGTTCCTGCAGGAGGTGAACGCGACGGTCTACAAGCACCACGCCGGCGTCGTCATGATCGCCGAGGAGTCCACGGCCTGGCCGGGGGTCACCCAGCCCACGGCCGAGGGCGGGCTGGGCTTCGGGTTCAAGTGGAACATGGGCTGGATGCACGACACCCTGCTCTACACCTCGAAGGACCCGATCTACCGCCAGCACCACCACCATCAGCTCACGTTCTCCCTGGCGTACGCCTGGAGCGAGAACTACGTGCTGCCGATCAGCCACGACGAGGTGGTGCACGGCAAGGGCTCGCTCGCCGGCAAGATGCCCGGCGACACCTGGCAGCGGCTGGCAAACGTACGGGCGCTGCTGGCGTACATGTGGGCGCACCCCGGCAAGCAGTTGCTCTTCATGGGCTCCGAGCTGGCCGACGACAGGGAGTGGAGCGAGGAACGCGGCCTCGACTGGTATCTGCTGCACGACCCCGCCCGCGCGGGCGTGCAGCGGCTCGTCGGCGACCTGAACCGGGTCTACCGGGACACGCCGGCGCTCTGGGCACAGGACACCGAACCGGCCGGGTTCCGCTGGATCGCCGGTGACGACGTCGCCAACAACACCGTGTCGTTCATCCGGATCGCCCCGGACGGCTCGACGCTGGTGTGCGTGGCGAACTTCTCCGCCCAGCCGCTGCACGACTACCGGATCGGCCTGCCGGCCGGCGGGACGTGGATCGAGGTGCTCAACACCGACGCCCACCACTACGGCGGGTCGGGCGTGGGCAACCTGGGCGCGGTGCACGCCGAAGACGTGCCGTGGCACGGAATGGTGGCGTCGGCGGCCCTCCAGGTGCCCCCGCTGGGTGCCGTGTGGCTCCGCAGGAACTGA
- a CDS encoding alpha-1,4-glucan--maltose-1-phosphate maltosyltransferase, protein MTGRFPIEDVSPVVSCGRYPAKAVVDEPVPVSARAYREGHDALGCNVVWAGPDGETRPFTRMRPGEPGQDRWHATITPDAVGEWTFSVEAFQDPYLTWQNAVTKKIAAGQGPAELANDLAEGTRVLAAARDLVPASDRPRLADALTALADTDLPLPQRVGPALSLADLLWEHPVRELVTAGEAYTIWVDRKRALYSAWYEFFPRSEGAAGGRSGTFATATDRLPGVAAMGFDVLYLPPIHPIGRINRKGRNNALTAEPDDVGSPWAIGAAEGGHDAIHPDLGTPADFRAFIEAAAAQGLEVAMDLALQCAPDHPWVTEHPEWFTTRADGSIAYAENPPKKYQDIYPVNFDNDPEGIRAEVLRVVLHWVGEGIRIFRVDNPHTKPFDFWHWLIAEVKTVDPDVLFLAEAFTRSAIMHGLGKIGFTQSYTYFTWRTTAAQMREYCEELVASADYMRPNFWPNTPDILHESLQHGGPPMFKIRAVLAALLSPSWGLYAGYELFEHVARPGAEEYLDNEKYELRPRDWAAAEAQGRSLAPFLTTLNRVRRNNPALHQLRNLRFHEIDNPALLCWSKHDPATGNTVIVVCSFDSREVQWGNTTLDMPALGFDWHERFTVHDELTGTSYDWGQRNAVRLDPYLQPAHVLTVRRPTPPTTPEPAGAEPADLTVAEVPDELSGGTAPTTPAPAAPTDAAPKDARWTS, encoded by the coding sequence GTGACTGGACGGTTCCCGATCGAAGACGTCTCCCCCGTCGTCTCGTGCGGGCGGTACCCGGCGAAGGCGGTGGTCGACGAACCGGTTCCGGTGTCGGCACGCGCCTACCGGGAGGGGCACGACGCGCTGGGCTGCAACGTGGTGTGGGCCGGCCCGGACGGCGAAACCCGGCCGTTCACCCGGATGCGCCCCGGCGAGCCCGGCCAGGACCGCTGGCACGCCACCATCACGCCGGACGCCGTGGGCGAGTGGACGTTCTCCGTCGAGGCGTTCCAGGACCCGTATTTGACCTGGCAGAACGCGGTGACCAAGAAGATCGCCGCCGGGCAGGGACCGGCCGAGTTGGCCAACGACCTGGCCGAGGGCACGCGGGTGCTCGCCGCCGCCCGGGACCTCGTGCCGGCGAGCGACCGGCCCAGGCTCGCCGACGCGCTCACCGCGCTCGCCGACACCGACCTGCCGCTGCCGCAGCGGGTCGGGCCGGCGCTGAGCCTGGCCGACCTGCTCTGGGAGCACCCGGTGCGGGAGCTGGTGACGGCCGGTGAGGCGTACACCATCTGGGTTGACCGCAAGCGGGCGCTCTACTCGGCCTGGTACGAGTTCTTCCCCCGCTCCGAAGGGGCGGCGGGCGGCCGGTCGGGCACCTTCGCCACCGCGACCGACCGGCTGCCGGGTGTGGCCGCGATGGGCTTCGACGTGCTCTACCTGCCGCCGATCCACCCGATCGGCCGCATCAACCGCAAGGGCCGCAACAACGCGCTCACCGCCGAGCCCGACGACGTGGGCTCGCCGTGGGCCATCGGCGCCGCCGAGGGCGGCCACGACGCCATCCACCCCGACCTGGGTACGCCCGCGGACTTCCGCGCCTTCATCGAGGCGGCGGCGGCGCAGGGCCTGGAAGTCGCCATGGACCTGGCGTTGCAGTGCGCGCCGGACCACCCGTGGGTCACCGAGCACCCGGAGTGGTTCACCACCCGGGCCGACGGCAGCATCGCGTACGCGGAGAATCCGCCCAAGAAGTACCAGGACATCTACCCGGTCAACTTCGACAACGACCCCGAGGGCATCCGGGCCGAGGTGCTGCGGGTGGTGCTGCACTGGGTGGGCGAGGGCATCCGGATCTTCCGGGTGGACAACCCGCACACCAAGCCGTTCGACTTCTGGCACTGGCTGATCGCCGAGGTCAAGACCGTCGACCCGGACGTGCTCTTCCTGGCCGAGGCGTTCACCCGGTCCGCGATCATGCACGGGCTGGGCAAGATCGGCTTTACGCAGTCGTACACCTATTTCACCTGGCGCACGACGGCCGCGCAGATGCGGGAGTACTGCGAGGAACTGGTCGCGTCGGCCGACTACATGCGGCCGAACTTCTGGCCGAACACCCCGGACATCCTGCACGAGTCGTTGCAGCACGGCGGCCCGCCGATGTTCAAGATCCGGGCGGTGCTTGCCGCGCTGCTGTCCCCCTCCTGGGGTCTGTACGCGGGCTACGAGCTTTTCGAGCACGTGGCCCGACCGGGCGCCGAGGAGTACCTGGACAACGAGAAGTACGAGCTGCGGCCCCGCGACTGGGCCGCCGCAGAGGCGCAGGGCCGCTCGCTGGCACCGTTCCTGACCACCCTCAATCGGGTACGCCGGAACAACCCGGCCCTGCACCAGCTGCGCAACCTGCGGTTCCACGAGATCGACAACCCGGCGCTGCTCTGCTGGTCCAAGCACGACCCGGCGACCGGCAACACGGTGATCGTGGTCTGCTCGTTCGACTCGCGCGAGGTGCAGTGGGGCAACACGACACTGGACATGCCGGCGCTCGGCTTCGACTGGCACGAGCGGTTCACAGTGCACGACGAGCTGACCGGCACCAGCTACGACTGGGGTCAGCGCAACGCCGTGCGACTCGACCCGTACCTGCAACCGGCGCACGTGCTGACAGTGCGTCGCCCCACCCCGCCGACCACGCCGGAACCGGCGGGCGCCGAGCCGGCGGACCTCACCGTCGCCGAGGTGCCCGACGAGCTCTCCGGCGGCACCGCACCGACGACCCCGGCACCAGCCGCCCCGACCGACGCCGCCCCGAAGGACGCCCGATGGACCAGCTGA
- a CDS encoding App1 family protein produces MPPTPAGQLAVPNLHRAARIEDAVHQLVERRLRRTGWRMNIVAYAGYGRPGWVRVMCRVLLGRPDTRQRGRLDKVRGWRSFTTLPAKHVTVQIEAGGVRCEAQADRSGFVDTLVEADLPPGWGSVRLSVPDAEPVDAPVRILDPDVTFGILSDIDDTVMVTALPRPLLAAWNTFVLDEHARNAVPGMAVLYERLVTAHPGAPVFYLSTGAWNVAPTLTRFLSRHLYPAGPLLLTDWGPTADRWFRSGMEHKRSTLARLAKEFPDVKWLLVGDDGQHDQEIYREFAAAHPENVAGVAIRRLSPTQAVLAGSLPAPAGASSAGPVGQKWLSAPDGAGLWQLLRDAGLV; encoded by the coding sequence GTGCCACCCACTCCCGCCGGCCAGTTGGCCGTGCCGAACCTGCACCGGGCCGCGCGGATCGAGGACGCCGTGCACCAGCTCGTGGAGCGCCGGTTGCGGCGCACCGGCTGGCGCATGAACATCGTCGCGTACGCCGGCTACGGCCGCCCCGGTTGGGTACGCGTGATGTGCCGGGTGCTGCTGGGCCGTCCGGACACCCGTCAGCGGGGTCGCCTGGACAAGGTCCGCGGCTGGCGCAGCTTCACGACCCTGCCCGCCAAGCACGTCACGGTGCAGATCGAGGCCGGCGGGGTGCGGTGTGAGGCGCAGGCCGACCGCAGTGGCTTCGTCGACACGCTCGTCGAGGCCGATCTGCCGCCCGGCTGGGGTTCGGTGCGGCTCAGCGTGCCCGACGCCGAGCCGGTCGACGCGCCGGTGCGGATCCTCGACCCGGACGTCACGTTCGGCATCCTGTCCGACATCGACGACACGGTGATGGTGACCGCGCTGCCCCGGCCGCTGCTCGCCGCGTGGAACACCTTCGTCCTCGACGAGCACGCCCGCAACGCCGTGCCCGGCATGGCGGTCCTCTACGAGCGGCTTGTCACCGCCCACCCCGGCGCCCCGGTGTTCTACCTGTCCACCGGCGCGTGGAACGTCGCGCCGACGCTGACCCGGTTCCTCTCCCGGCATCTCTACCCGGCCGGGCCGCTGCTGCTCACCGACTGGGGTCCGACGGCCGACCGCTGGTTCCGCAGCGGCATGGAACACAAGCGCAGCACCCTGGCGCGGCTGGCCAAGGAGTTCCCCGACGTGAAGTGGCTGCTTGTCGGCGACGACGGCCAGCACGACCAGGAGATCTACCGCGAGTTCGCCGCCGCCCACCCGGAGAACGTCGCCGGGGTGGCGATCCGCAGGCTCTCCCCGACCCAGGCGGTGCTTGCCGGTAGCCTGCCGGCCCCGGCGGGCGCCTCGTCGGCGGGGCCGGTGGGGCAGAAGTGGCTGTCCGCGCCGGACGGCGCGGGGCTGTGGCAGTTGCTCCGCGACGCCGGCCTGGTCTGA